The window CGTGGATGGCGGCCTCAATGGCGGCCTGGCCCGGTTCGGCGCAGGTGTACATGGGGTCGGTGGCGTAGACCACATCGGGGTAGCTGCGGGCGATTTCGGCCACCTTGGCGCAGTCCACGGTGCCGGCAATGTTGCTGCCGCAGTGGCAGATGAAGACGCCTATTCTCATGACCGGCCTCCTTCAGCGGCGTCGGCGCGGCGCAGTTCTTCCAGTTTGGCGATAAGACCGTCGGCGCTGACGCGCAGTTTTTCCAGGCCCAGGTCGGTCTTGGGCAGGTCAAAGGCCAGGCCCAGCATTTGCGTATAATAGAGGATGGGCAGATTGAAGCGCGTCTGCACGGCGTCGCCGGCCTGCACCTGCCGAAGGTCCAGGTTCATCTGGCAGAGGGGACAGGCCACAATGACCGCGTCCACGCCCAGGCGTGTGGCCAGGTCGAGGATGCGCCCGGTGTTGCGGGCCGTCATGCTCCGTTCGGGAATGCCGAACGAAGCGCCGCAACAGGAGGTCTTGAGCGGAAAGTCCACCATCTCCGCTCCGCAGGCGGCCAGCATGCTCTCCATGAGGGTGGGGTTTTCCGGATCGCCGAAGTCCATGATTTCCGCCGGGCGGCTCATGAGACAGCCGTAATAGGCGGCCAGCTTGAGGCCCTTGAGGCTCTTGCGCACGCGGGAGGCGATGGCGTCCATGTCCAGCTGACCGGCAATGCCCTGCATGACCGAAGTCACGGGCGGGAATTTTTCTGCCGCAGGGCCGTCCAGCAGTTCGTCCACTCTGGCGCGGAACTGGGGGTCTTCCATACGCTTGGAGGCCATGCGCAGGTTGGAAAGGCAACTGGGGCAGGGGGTAAGCAGCAGGTCGGCCTGCTGCTGGGCGGCGATGTCCAGGTTGCGCACGCAGAGCGCGGCGGAAAGCTCGCTGCTTACGGCGTGGGCCGGGGTAGAGCCGCAGCAGCTCCAGTCCGGAATATCCACAAGGTTCATGTTCAGGGCCTTGCACACGGCCTGGGTGGATTTTTCGTAATCCGCCGAAGAGCCGCGGGCCGAACAGCCGGGATAGTAGGCAAAATTCACGGCCGCACCCCCTCGCGTTTGGCGCGCTCTTTGTAGCGCTTGAAGATACGGGCCACCGGAGCCGCGCCGTGGGGCAGCACATGGGGCTTGAAGCCCAGTTTGCCTTTCTTGAGGGCCTCCGGCGCCAGGTCCAGATCCGTGAACACGCGCATGGAGCGCATCATGTACAAGGCCATGGTGCCGATTTCGTAAGTGCGGCCAAAGGCGCGCACAGTATCAAGGAAGGACCACCAGAATTTTTCCACCTTGGGCACGGTGACGCGCCCTTCCTGGCGGGCCATGTGCCGCAGGGTTTCCATGACGCCGCCCACATCAATATTGTTGGGGCAGCGCTGGCTACAGGTAGAACAGGACAGACACATCCAGATGGACTTGGAATCCAGCACCATGTCCTTCAGGCCCAGTTGTACGGCGCGCATAATCTGGCTGGCCTGCAGGTCATAGACAAAACCTGCCGGACAGCCGGCCGTACAGTTGCCGCACTGGTAGCAGGTAGACACGTTTTGGCCGCTGTGCGCCTCCACTTCCGCCGTAAAGGCGGCGTCGCGCATCCGGCTCAGGTTGATGGCGTCGCTCATGGGAACTCTCTGGTTAGAGGCTGACTAAAGAAGCCTGGACTATACAAAATCAGACGAAAAATACCCCAAACAGGCAGGAAAAGCTAGGGTCGGGGCAGTGAAAAACTGTACAAAATTTTGTTTCTTACACTCCCCCCGCGCGCAGGGCCAGGCTGTGGGCCGCGCGCAGCCCCAGCAGGTAGCTTTCCACGCCGAAGCCGCAGACGCTGCCCGCGCAGACCGGCGCCAGTACTGAATGGTGTCGGAAGGTCTCCCGCGCGTGCACGTTGGACATGTGCACCTCCACCACGGGCACGCGCAAAATGGCCAGGGCGTCGGCCAGGGCGTAGCTGTAGTGGGTCCAGGCTCCGGCATTGATGACCACGGCCCGCGCGTCCGAGTCCGCCAGGTTGTGGATGCGCTCCACCAGCAGGCCTTCGTGGTTGGTCTGAAAGCAGTCCACAGTCACGTCCAGCTCCCGGCCCAGGGACGCCAGGGCAGCGTCGATGTCCGCCAGGGTCGCTGTGCCGTACTGGGTCGGGTCGCGTTGCCCGAACATGTTCAGGTTCACGCCGTGCAGTACCGCTATACGCATGGGATCTCCTTTACTTTCAGGGCTGCGTCCAGCGCCTGCCGCGCCTGCGGCGGTAGGGCCCGGCCCGTCCAGAGGCGGAATTGGGCGTCGCCCTGGCCGTAAAACATCTCCAGCCCGGAAATGCCGCGTCGCCCCGCCAGCCGCGCTTCGCGCAGGAAGCGCGTTTCCAGTGGGTTGTACACCAGGTCGTAGGCCAAAGGCGTTGCCTGCGCAGCCGTTCCGTCAAAAAAATCGTCCTGTTGGCAGTGCGGCAAGGGGGCTTGGGCAAAATCGTAGGGCGTTGCTGTTCCGGCCTTGCCGCACATGCCCAGAGGCGTGGTGTTGACCACCAGCAGGGCAGGCACGCTGTGGCGTTCTTCCCACGGCAGGGGGGTCAGGCCGAAGGTCTGCGCCAGGGGCAGGTGGGAGCGGTTAGACGGCGTGGCCACATAGATGCGCCGGGGGCGTTTGTCCTGGGGCAGGCCGGTGAGCCCGGCGGCCACGGCTCGCGCGGCGCCGCCCGCGCCCAGCAACAGGGCGTCGCCCCGGTCCAGGGGCAGGCCGGCCAAGGGGGCCAGAAAGCCCGCCACGTCGGTATTGTGCCCGCAGAGGGCGTCGTCCTGCCAGTACAGGGTGTTGACCGCGCCTACCTGCCGGGCCAGCGGGCTTACCGCGTCCAGCAGCGGGGTCAGGGCCACCTTGTGGGGGATGGTTACCGAACAGCCGCGGATGTGCAACAGGCGCACGCTTTCCACAAAAGCGGGCAGCTTTTCGGGCGGCACTTCCCAGCGGGCATAGGCCGCGGGCAGGCGCAGGGCCTGAAAGCCCGTATTGTGCAGCAGCGGCGAAAGGCTCTGGCCCAGCGGCCAGCCCGTAACGCCGTACAGGGCCAGATCTTCCATGACAACCTCGAAAAGCCTGGGGAGCCGGCGCGTGCGCTCCCCGCAAAGTTAAGTTTTAATTGTGCCGCAATGCGCCGTAAAAGAAAAGCCCTGAAGGGCGGCGGGCAG is drawn from Desulfovibrio legallii and contains these coding sequences:
- a CDS encoding 4Fe-4S dicluster domain-containing protein; the encoded protein is MSDAINLSRMRDAAFTAEVEAHSGQNVSTCYQCGNCTAGCPAGFVYDLQASQIMRAVQLGLKDMVLDSKSIWMCLSCSTCSQRCPNNIDVGGVMETLRHMARQEGRVTVPKVEKFWWSFLDTVRAFGRTYEIGTMALYMMRSMRVFTDLDLAPEALKKGKLGFKPHVLPHGAAPVARIFKRYKERAKREGVRP
- a CDS encoding shikimate dehydrogenase family protein, translating into MEDLALYGVTGWPLGQSLSPLLHNTGFQALRLPAAYARWEVPPEKLPAFVESVRLLHIRGCSVTIPHKVALTPLLDAVSPLARQVGAVNTLYWQDDALCGHNTDVAGFLAPLAGLPLDRGDALLLGAGGAARAVAAGLTGLPQDKRPRRIYVATPSNRSHLPLAQTFGLTPLPWEERHSVPALLVVNTTPLGMCGKAGTATPYDFAQAPLPHCQQDDFFDGTAAQATPLAYDLVYNPLETRFLREARLAGRRGISGLEMFYGQGDAQFRLWTGRALPPQARQALDAALKVKEIPCV
- the aroQ gene encoding type II 3-dehydroquinate dehydratase, coding for MRIAVLHGVNLNMFGQRDPTQYGTATLADIDAALASLGRELDVTVDCFQTNHEGLLVERIHNLADSDARAVVINAGAWTHYSYALADALAILRVPVVEVHMSNVHARETFRHHSVLAPVCAGSVCGFGVESYLLGLRAAHSLALRAGGV
- a CDS encoding CoB--CoM heterodisulfide reductase iron-sulfur subunit B family protein, with the translated sequence MNFAYYPGCSARGSSADYEKSTQAVCKALNMNLVDIPDWSCCGSTPAHAVSSELSAALCVRNLDIAAQQQADLLLTPCPSCLSNLRMASKRMEDPQFRARVDELLDGPAAEKFPPVTSVMQGIAGQLDMDAIASRVRKSLKGLKLAAYYGCLMSRPAEIMDFGDPENPTLMESMLAACGAEMVDFPLKTSCCGASFGIPERSMTARNTGRILDLATRLGVDAVIVACPLCQMNLDLRQVQAGDAVQTRFNLPILYYTQMLGLAFDLPKTDLGLEKLRVSADGLIAKLEELRRADAAEGGRS